Proteins from a single region of Chloroflexota bacterium:
- a CDS encoding GNAT family N-acetyltransferase: protein MESTHTLKTGERLDVTTLGPGEGRGDSAVNRELWWFIVQPFDPWTSPGENELVARALRGATDDSLHDVLIVGRIDGEIVGTVWHGTSRNTREVGGYGFVRTDPAHRGKGVAQTLTRLSLERFWADGGLVIYLGTVAPDAAHVYEKYGYVRYNGIAMRALRPGSDPETFDDDYFAHDGSAPLARDAGWGDMGGYPALMLSPEPRDWRIRDFTEAIFYDPPEVQSGSCLRPFVSSMLRRETHPANRFKVLVTRRDRPVAAAGLFAPTAAPLDGSATLEVLCHPAYGGELSSFLGAVLAEGREAGVRTVRAYASGESRSAALAAVGFSAESTLSRHLRCGDRAVDVTVLRRDLA from the coding sequence ATGGAATCGACCCACACCCTCAAGACGGGCGAGCGGCTCGACGTGACGACCCTGGGTCCCGGCGAGGGACGCGGCGACTCCGCCGTGAACCGCGAGTTGTGGTGGTTCATCGTGCAGCCGTTCGACCCGTGGACGTCGCCGGGCGAGAACGAGCTCGTCGCGCGCGCCCTCCGCGGCGCAACCGACGACTCCCTGCACGACGTCCTGATCGTCGGGCGCATCGATGGCGAGATCGTGGGCACGGTGTGGCACGGCACCAGCCGCAACACGCGCGAGGTCGGCGGCTACGGTTTCGTGCGCACCGACCCGGCCCATCGCGGCAAGGGCGTGGCGCAGACCCTCACCAGGCTGTCGCTGGAGCGCTTTTGGGCCGACGGCGGCTTGGTCATCTACCTGGGCACGGTGGCGCCAGACGCGGCCCACGTCTACGAGAAATACGGCTACGTCCGCTACAACGGCATCGCCATGCGGGCGCTGCGCCCCGGTTCCGACCCGGAGACGTTCGACGACGACTACTTCGCGCACGACGGCTCGGCGCCGCTGGCGCGCGACGCGGGATGGGGCGATATGGGCGGCTACCCGGCGCTGATGCTGTCGCCGGAGCCGCGGGACTGGCGCATCCGCGACTTCACCGAGGCCATCTTCTACGACCCGCCCGAGGTCCAGTCGGGATCGTGCCTGCGGCCGTTTGTCAGCTCCATGCTGCGGCGGGAGACGCACCCGGCCAACCGGTTCAAGGTGCTGGTGACCCGCCGCGACCGCCCGGTGGCCGCCGCCGGTCTTTTCGCCCCGACGGCCGCGCCGCTGGACGGCAGCGCGACCCTCGAAGTGCTCTGCCATCCAGCCTACGGCGGCGAGCTGTCGTCGTTCCTGGGCGCGGTGCTGGCGGAGGGCCGAGAGGCTGGCGTGCGCACCGTGCGCGCCTATGCCTCGGGCGAAAGCCGCAGCGCCGCGCTGGCCGCGGTGGGCTTCTCTGCCGAGTCCACGCTGTCGCGCCACCTGCGGTGCGGCGACCGCGCCGTCGACGTGACGGTGCTGCGGCGCGATCTGGCATAG
- a CDS encoding rod shape-determining protein — protein MFRSLSSQQLGVDLGTANVLVYLVGEGVIIDEPSVVAVSVQDRRIEAIGHAAREMVGRTPGSLRVMRPLQDGVIADYLVTAAMLRYFIERAAGRHRLFRPEVMVAVPTGVTTVEQRAVMDAGIAAGAKRVHLIPEPLAAAIGANVPISHASGSMVVNLGGGTTEIAVISLNDIVADCSGSLRVGGNRLDEAIRTYIKRKYNLMTGDRTAESIKMRIGSAIVLEPAETMEVRGRDQMQGLPRTVTITSDEITEAIAEPVEQIIRGVRSVLEATPPELAADIIDKGLVMTGGTALLRNLDKLVARETGVAVHVAETPLLCTVRGTGVALEHFDVLQKIVISHP, from the coding sequence ATGTTCCGATCCCTAAGCTCGCAGCAGCTGGGGGTCGACCTCGGCACCGCCAACGTGCTGGTCTACCTCGTCGGCGAGGGCGTGATCATCGACGAGCCGTCGGTGGTCGCCGTGTCGGTGCAAGACCGCCGCATCGAAGCCATCGGGCACGCGGCGCGCGAGATGGTGGGGCGCACGCCCGGCAGCCTGCGCGTCATGCGCCCGCTGCAGGACGGCGTGATCGCCGACTACCTGGTCACCGCGGCCATGCTGCGCTACTTCATCGAGCGAGCCGCCGGCCGCCACCGCCTCTTCCGGCCCGAGGTGATGGTGGCGGTGCCCACGGGCGTGACCACGGTGGAGCAACGCGCGGTGATGGACGCGGGCATCGCGGCGGGGGCCAAGCGCGTGCACCTGATCCCGGAGCCCCTGGCGGCGGCGATCGGCGCCAACGTGCCCATCTCCCATGCCTCGGGAAGCATGGTGGTGAATCTTGGCGGGGGCACGACGGAGATCGCGGTGATCTCGCTCAACGACATCGTGGCCGACTGCTCGGGGTCGCTGCGCGTCGGCGGCAATCGCCTGGATGAGGCCATTCGCACCTACATCAAGCGCAAATACAACCTGATGACCGGCGACCGCACGGCGGAATCGATCAAGATGCGCATCGGCAGCGCTATCGTGCTGGAACCCGCGGAAACCATGGAGGTGCGCGGGCGCGACCAGATGCAGGGCCTGCCGCGCACCGTGACGATCACGTCGGACGAGATCACGGAGGCCATCGCGGAGCCCGTGGAGCAGATCATCCGCGGCGTTCGCAGCGTGCTCGAGGCGACGCCGCCTGAGCTGGCGGCCGACATCATCGATAAAGGGCTGGTGATGACCGGCGGCACGGCGCTGCTGCGCAACCTGGACAAGCTGGTGGCGCGCGAGACCGGCGTGGCCGTGCACGTGGCGGAGACGCCCCTGCTGTGCACCGTCCGCGGCACCGGCGTCGCCCTGGAGCACTTCGACGTGCTGCAAAAGATCGTAATCTCGCACCCGTAG
- a CDS encoding amidohydrolase family protein — protein sequence MPDLVLRAATLIDGTGAEPIRPGEVTIRDGTIAAVGSPGRRDPVDAEIVDYGDATLLPGLIDAHVHLQFTAGPDHPTTRGIHMGASDAERIATAIGNAQRGLATGVTTMRDTGGYLTLNMDVRDAINDGHVIGPRLLVCGAPITTTAGHLHWCGLRADNRDEVVEAVRTMAEAGADFIKVMATGGMMTPGTSPGMTQYSESELQALVDDSHRLRKQVAAHVLGTTGCILAIDAGVDTLEHCSWLDETGEHGAFRFDAEAAARIQPATQSVHMTVGAGSRDHVRGVDHLDEMSEADREELHARGVYHRAMRASGTPLVVSSDAGVMTTKHDEFALTVIAAAVTLDLSPVEAINITTYAPASTIGLGDVTGALKPGLAADVLVVEDDVGENICCVADPIAVYLGGREVARDRRLLAA from the coding sequence ATGCCCGACCTCGTGCTGCGCGCCGCCACGCTGATTGACGGCACCGGCGCCGAGCCCATCCGGCCCGGCGAGGTGACCATTCGCGACGGAACCATCGCCGCCGTGGGCTCACCCGGCCGAAGAGACCCGGTTGACGCCGAGATCGTGGACTACGGCGACGCCACATTGCTCCCGGGCCTCATCGACGCCCACGTGCACCTCCAGTTCACCGCCGGTCCGGACCATCCCACCACCCGCGGCATCCACATGGGGGCCAGCGACGCCGAGCGCATCGCTACCGCCATCGGCAACGCCCAGCGAGGGCTAGCCACCGGCGTGACCACCATGCGCGACACCGGCGGCTACCTGACGCTCAACATGGACGTGCGCGACGCCATCAACGACGGCCACGTCATCGGCCCGCGCCTGCTGGTGTGCGGCGCGCCGATCACCACCACCGCCGGCCACCTGCACTGGTGCGGCCTGCGAGCCGACAACCGCGACGAGGTCGTCGAGGCCGTGCGCACGATGGCCGAGGCCGGGGCGGACTTCATCAAGGTCATGGCCACCGGCGGCATGATGACGCCCGGCACCTCGCCCGGCATGACGCAGTACTCGGAGTCGGAGCTGCAGGCCCTAGTGGACGACTCCCATCGGCTGCGCAAGCAGGTGGCGGCCCACGTGCTGGGCACCACCGGCTGCATCCTGGCCATCGACGCCGGCGTGGACACCCTGGAGCACTGCTCGTGGCTCGATGAAACCGGCGAGCACGGGGCCTTCCGTTTCGACGCCGAGGCCGCCGCCCGCATCCAGCCGGCCACGCAGTCGGTGCACATGACCGTCGGCGCGGGCAGCCGCGACCACGTGCGCGGGGTCGACCACCTGGACGAGATGTCCGAGGCGGACCGCGAGGAGCTGCACGCGCGCGGCGTCTACCACCGCGCCATGCGCGCCAGCGGCACGCCGCTGGTCGTCTCCAGCGACGCCGGCGTGATGACCACCAAGCACGACGAGTTCGCGCTCACTGTCATTGCGGCGGCGGTCACGCTCGACCTCTCGCCGGTCGAGGCGATCAACATCACCACCTACGCCCCCGCGAGCACCATCGGACTGGGCGACGTCACCGGCGCGCTGAAGCCGGGACTGGCCGCCGACGTTCTGGTGGTCGAGGACGACGTGGGCGAGAACATCTGCTGCGTGGCGGACCCGATCGCCGTCTACCTCGGCGGACGCGAAGTCGCCCGCGACCGGCGGCTCTTGGCGGCCTGA
- the ileS gene encoding isoleucine--tRNA ligase, with amino-acid sequence MSSKTSAAKPPDATSPFQPLPDELDFPSMERRILDFWAEQGAFDKLRAKNADGPRWSFIDGPITANNPMGVHHAWGRTYKDVYQRYRAMRGYHQRYQNGFDCQGLWLEVEVEKELGFETKRDIEAFGLEAFADACRERVDTYSAIQTSQSVRLGQWMDWDDSYYTHSDSNIEHIWGFLRRCHERGWIEVAQRAMPWCARCGTALSQHELIDTYQEITHDALYVRLPLHGRDNAWLLVWTTTPWTLAANVAAAVDPDLTYVEVEMADGARYFLAEATVKEALGDDAHEVVGRITGADMLGWTYDGPFDHLPAVAGTEHRVIPWKDVGAEEGTGIVHIAPGAGEDDFRLSQELDLPVLVPIDENGVYVEGYDRLTGRDARQVADDVIDDLRGRGLLYRAHRFEHRYPHCWRCQEELVFRVDDEWFIRADEVRQPMLDAAATVHWVPDYAGARMADWLRNMGDWNISRRRYWGLPLPFYPCRACGHLTVIGSKAQLEERAVSGLEGLRELHRPWIDDVVIRCEGCEAPVRRIDAVGDAWLDAGIVPFSTLGYLEGSEEFQRWYPADFITEMREQIRLWFYSMLFMSVTLENRSPYQSVFVYEKLNDETGRAMHKSWGNAIEFGEAAERMGADVMRWLYAGQNPLYNINFGYGPAGEIKRRMLTLWNVYAFFVTYARLDEFDPTQPEVPLADRPDLDRWVLSRLQTLIDTMTDALQTFHVHRGQRAAQRFIEDVSNWYVRRGRRRYWKSEDDVDKRAAYQTLYEVLTTLVRLLAPVMPFWTEDIYQNLVRGVDPSAPESVHLTDWPQARDDRRDPGLDAAMAEVQRVVRAGRAARNAANVKLRQPLRSALIQVPDDAAWDAVEALEPHVLDELNVKTLERMASEHELVEFQIQPNYRRLGPRFGPRVKQVAAALTALDAAAAVRELDERGELAVDLEGAVETLIPEDLNVRRTPREGFGVAEQDGVIVAVATDVDDELAREGLARELVHATQGLRRDAGLEVSDRIRLWIGGDGEVAQTLAEHQAWIAGEVLALAVNDGEAPSDSAHAQPTLNGLPVRIRLTRA; translated from the coding sequence ATGAGCTCGAAAACTTCGGCCGCCAAACCACCCGACGCAACGTCCCCCTTCCAGCCGCTGCCGGATGAGCTGGATTTTCCGTCCATGGAGCGCCGCATCCTGGACTTTTGGGCGGAGCAGGGGGCGTTCGACAAGCTGCGCGCCAAGAACGCCGACGGCCCGCGCTGGTCCTTCATCGACGGGCCCATCACGGCCAACAACCCCATGGGCGTGCATCACGCCTGGGGCCGCACCTACAAGGACGTCTACCAGCGCTACCGCGCCATGCGCGGCTATCACCAGCGCTATCAGAACGGCTTCGACTGCCAGGGTCTGTGGCTCGAGGTCGAGGTCGAGAAGGAGCTGGGCTTCGAGACCAAGCGCGACATCGAGGCCTTCGGGCTGGAGGCCTTCGCCGACGCCTGCCGCGAGCGAGTCGACACCTATTCGGCCATCCAGACTTCGCAGTCGGTGCGGCTGGGCCAGTGGATGGACTGGGACGACTCCTACTACACCCACTCCGACAGCAACATCGAGCACATCTGGGGCTTCCTGCGGCGCTGTCACGAGCGCGGCTGGATTGAGGTGGCCCAGCGCGCCATGCCCTGGTGCGCGCGCTGCGGCACGGCGCTCTCGCAGCACGAGCTGATCGACACCTACCAGGAGATCACGCACGACGCGCTCTACGTGCGCCTGCCGCTCCACGGACGCGACAACGCCTGGCTGCTGGTCTGGACCACCACGCCCTGGACGCTGGCCGCCAACGTCGCCGCCGCGGTCGATCCCGACCTGACCTACGTCGAGGTCGAGATGGCGGACGGCGCGCGCTACTTCCTGGCCGAAGCCACCGTGAAGGAAGCCCTCGGCGACGACGCGCACGAGGTCGTCGGCCGCATCACGGGCGCCGACATGCTCGGCTGGACTTACGACGGGCCGTTCGACCATCTGCCCGCCGTCGCCGGCACCGAGCATCGGGTCATTCCCTGGAAGGACGTGGGCGCCGAGGAGGGCACCGGCATCGTCCACATCGCCCCGGGCGCGGGTGAGGACGACTTCCGCCTGAGCCAGGAGCTCGACCTGCCGGTGCTCGTGCCCATCGACGAAAACGGCGTCTACGTGGAGGGCTACGACCGGCTCACCGGACGCGACGCGCGCCAGGTGGCGGACGACGTCATCGACGACCTGCGCGGGCGCGGACTGCTCTATCGGGCGCACCGCTTCGAGCACCGCTATCCCCACTGCTGGCGCTGCCAGGAGGAGCTGGTCTTCCGCGTGGACGACGAGTGGTTCATCCGTGCCGACGAGGTGCGCCAGCCGATGCTGGACGCTGCCGCCACGGTGCACTGGGTGCCCGACTACGCCGGCGCGCGCATGGCCGACTGGCTGCGCAACATGGGCGACTGGAACATTTCGCGGCGGCGCTATTGGGGCCTGCCGCTGCCGTTCTATCCCTGCCGCGCCTGCGGTCACCTGACCGTCATCGGCTCCAAGGCCCAGTTGGAGGAGCGGGCGGTTTCCGGCCTGGAAGGGCTGCGCGAGCTGCACCGCCCCTGGATCGACGACGTGGTCATCCGCTGCGAGGGCTGCGAGGCGCCCGTGCGCCGCATCGACGCCGTCGGCGATGCCTGGCTGGATGCCGGCATCGTGCCGTTCTCGACGCTGGGCTACCTGGAGGGCAGCGAGGAGTTTCAGCGCTGGTACCCCGCCGACTTCATCACCGAGATGCGCGAGCAGATTCGGCTGTGGTTCTACTCCATGCTCTTCATGAGCGTCACGCTGGAGAACCGCTCGCCCTATCAGTCCGTCTTCGTCTACGAGAAGCTCAACGACGAGACCGGCCGCGCCATGCACAAGAGCTGGGGCAACGCCATCGAGTTCGGCGAAGCCGCCGAGCGCATGGGCGCCGACGTCATGCGCTGGCTCTACGCCGGCCAGAATCCGCTCTACAACATCAACTTCGGCTACGGCCCGGCGGGCGAGATCAAGCGGCGCATGCTGACCCTGTGGAACGTCTACGCGTTCTTCGTCACCTACGCCCGGCTGGACGAATTCGATCCGACGCAGCCCGAGGTGCCGCTGGCCGACCGCCCGGATCTCGACCGCTGGGTGCTGTCACGGTTGCAAACGCTCATCGACACCATGACCGACGCCCTGCAGACCTTCCACGTGCATCGCGGCCAACGCGCCGCGCAGCGCTTCATCGAGGACGTCTCGAACTGGTACGTGCGGCGCGGGCGGCGGCGGTACTGGAAGTCCGAGGACGATGTCGACAAGCGCGCCGCCTACCAGACGCTCTACGAGGTGCTGACCACGCTGGTGCGCCTGCTGGCCCCGGTGATGCCGTTCTGGACCGAGGACATCTATCAGAACCTGGTGCGCGGCGTGGACCCGAGCGCCCCGGAGAGCGTGCACCTGACCGACTGGCCGCAGGCCCGCGACGACCGCCGCGATCCGGGGCTGGACGCCGCGATGGCCGAGGTGCAGCGGGTGGTGCGCGCCGGGCGGGCCGCGCGCAACGCCGCCAACGTGAAGCTGCGCCAGCCGCTGCGATCGGCGCTGATCCAGGTGCCCGACGACGCGGCCTGGGACGCGGTGGAGGCGCTCGAGCCCCACGTCCTCGACGAGTTGAACGTCAAGACGCTGGAGCGCATGGCCTCCGAGCACGAGCTGGTGGAGTTCCAGATCCAGCCCAACTACCGGCGGCTGGGTCCGCGCTTCGGCCCGCGCGTCAAGCAGGTCGCCGCCGCGCTGACAGCCCTGGATGCCGCCGCCGCGGTGCGCGAGCTGGATGAACGCGGCGAGCTGGCGGTGGACCTGGAAGGCGCCGTCGAGACGCTGATCCCCGAGGACCTCAACGTACGCCGCACGCCGCGCGAGGGGTTTGGCGTCGCCGAGCAGGACGGCGTGATCGTGGCGGTCGCGACCGATGTCGATGACGAGTTGGCCCGCGAGGGCCTGGCGCGCGAGCTGGTGCACGCCACCCAGGGCCTCCGCCGCGACGCGGGCCTCGAAGTCTCAGACCGGATTCGGCTCTGGATCGGTGGCGACGGTGAGGTGGCGCAGACGCTCGCCGAGCACCAGGCGTGGATTGCCGGTGAGGTTCTCGCGTTGGCCGTCAACGACGGCGAGGCCCCGTCCGATTCAGCCCACGCCCAGCCCACGCTCAACGGCCTGCCAGTCAGAATCCGGTTGACGCGAGCCTAG
- a CDS encoding alanyl-tRNA editing protein encodes MATEDLYSSDSYVRNFEAVVQRAGPDGVVLDRTAFYPRGGGQPGDTGELRAGAEVWPVTRVQRRAGDIAHAVEGEPPEPGTQVTACLDWERRFRFMRLHTALHALSGIVWTGWNADVTGSNISDNGERARMDFSLEGIRINEIKQEIEDQLNESLADGREVKVYELPREEAFQLPDLIRTHVNLVPEHIRQIRIVEIVDLDRQADGGTHVANTAEVGPVRIVNAVNKGRINRRLEIALAD; translated from the coding sequence ATGGCGACCGAGGATCTCTACAGCAGCGACAGCTACGTGCGGAACTTCGAAGCCGTGGTCCAGCGGGCCGGCCCCGACGGCGTGGTGCTCGACCGCACCGCATTCTATCCGCGCGGCGGCGGGCAGCCCGGCGACACCGGGGAGCTTCGTGCCGGTGCCGAGGTATGGCCGGTGACCCGCGTGCAGCGACGCGCCGGCGATATCGCCCACGCGGTCGAAGGCGAGCCGCCGGAGCCCGGAACGCAGGTGACGGCGTGCCTCGATTGGGAGCGGCGCTTCCGTTTCATGCGCCTGCACACGGCGCTGCACGCGCTCTCGGGCATCGTGTGGACCGGCTGGAACGCCGACGTGACCGGCAGCAACATTTCCGATAACGGCGAACGGGCCCGCATGGACTTCTCGCTCGAAGGCATCCGCATCAACGAGATCAAGCAGGAGATCGAGGACCAACTCAACGAGTCGCTGGCCGACGGGCGCGAGGTGAAGGTCTACGAGTTGCCTCGCGAGGAGGCCTTCCAGCTTCCGGACCTGATCCGCACCCACGTGAACCTGGTCCCGGAGCACATCCGCCAGATTCGTATCGTGGAGATCGTGGACCTGGACCGCCAGGCCGACGGCGGCACCCACGTGGCCAACACCGCCGAAGTTGGGCCGGTGCGCATCGTCAACGCGGTCAACAAGGGACGCATCAACCGGCGTCTCGAAATCGCCCTGGCGGACTGA
- a CDS encoding SDR family NAD(P)-dependent oxidoreductase has translation MSIEGRAAIITGGGTGVGRATALGLARLGVSVAVNYSRSADEAAATARDCEAEGVEAVALQADVASNASVVAMVEQAAAALGRVDYLVNSAGTTVFVDHPDLDGLTEAAWQRVMGVNLFGAFYATRACVPHMRAAGAGAVVNVSSVAGNTGAGSSIPYAASKGALNTMTRSLARALAPEVRVNAVAPGIIDTRWVDDRREFLDAAVEKTPLQRAAVAEDVAESVIHLLQSTFTTGEVLVIDGGISL, from the coding sequence ATGTCGATCGAAGGTCGGGCGGCAATCATCACGGGCGGCGGAACGGGAGTGGGTCGCGCCACCGCGCTGGGGCTGGCACGGCTGGGCGTGAGCGTCGCCGTCAACTACTCCCGCTCGGCGGACGAGGCCGCCGCCACCGCCCGCGACTGCGAGGCCGAGGGCGTGGAGGCCGTGGCGCTGCAGGCCGACGTGGCGTCGAACGCCTCCGTGGTCGCCATGGTTGAGCAGGCGGCGGCCGCGCTGGGCCGCGTCGACTACCTGGTGAACAGCGCCGGGACCACCGTGTTCGTGGACCACCCGGATCTCGACGGGCTCACCGAGGCCGCCTGGCAGCGCGTGATGGGCGTGAATCTCTTCGGCGCGTTCTATGCCACGCGCGCCTGCGTGCCGCATATGCGTGCTGCCGGCGCGGGCGCGGTGGTCAACGTGTCATCGGTGGCGGGCAATACGGGCGCCGGCAGCTCGATTCCCTACGCCGCGTCCAAGGGCGCGCTCAACACCATGACCCGGTCGCTGGCTCGCGCGCTGGCGCCGGAAGTGCGCGTCAACGCCGTAGCGCCAGGGATCATCGACACGCGCTGGGTGGACGACCGGCGCGAGTTCCTGGACGCGGCGGTTGAGAAGACGCCCCTGCAGCGGGCCGCTGTCGCCGAGGACGTCGCCGAGTCGGTGATCCACCTGCTGCAATCCACCTTCACCACCGGCGAGGTGCTGGTGATCGACGGCGGAATCTCGCTCTAG
- the murA gene encoding UDP-N-acetylglucosamine 1-carboxyvinyltransferase translates to MAAALADATTTTPATRVAITGGRSLQGAYRVPGAKNAVLPMMAACLLTEETCVIEDIPLITDIMVMAELLRGLGAQVEIDTERRSVAITAAGVHSTRPDPRLVRAMRASFQVTGPLLSRFGRVDCHAPGGCQLGTRPVNVDIEGFEVMGASIALGGGVYQAVADPLVGGQVYLDYPSHTGTQNLLMAATLASGYTTIVHASREPEVIALVHFLRSMGAEIHGEGTSTIGVQGQSRLFGTVARAIPDRIVGSTMAVAAAITAGDVELLNVRPDHLQPVLVKLAAMGVALHETNRSVRVIGSPMLSATAIQCIPFPGFPTDVQAAMGTLLTQAHGESSIIERVYDGNLGYVEQLRRMGADVSVDGPTARIRGPTPLTACEMQLWPDIRAGAALLLAGLVAQGTTVLDDAEIIQRGYQDLPGDLRELGADITVERRPRPAATATVA, encoded by the coding sequence GTGGCCGCAGCCCTCGCCGACGCCACCACGACCACGCCCGCCACGCGGGTCGCAATCACCGGCGGCCGGTCGCTGCAGGGCGCCTATCGCGTGCCCGGCGCCAAGAACGCGGTGCTGCCCATGATGGCCGCGTGCCTGCTGACGGAGGAAACCTGCGTCATCGAGGACATCCCGCTCATCACCGACATCATGGTCATGGCCGAGCTGCTGCGTGGACTCGGCGCACAGGTGGAGATCGACACTGAGCGCCGATCGGTCGCCATCACCGCGGCCGGCGTCCACTCGACCCGCCCCGATCCCCGCCTAGTGCGCGCCATGCGGGCGTCGTTTCAGGTAACCGGACCGCTGCTCTCGCGCTTCGGACGGGTGGACTGCCACGCGCCGGGCGGTTGCCAACTGGGGACCCGCCCGGTGAACGTGGACATCGAGGGTTTCGAGGTCATGGGCGCCTCCATCGCCCTCGGCGGCGGCGTCTACCAGGCGGTGGCCGACCCGCTGGTCGGCGGCCAGGTCTACCTGGACTACCCGAGCCACACCGGCACGCAAAACCTGCTGATGGCGGCCACGCTGGCCAGCGGCTACACGACCATCGTGCACGCGTCGCGCGAGCCGGAAGTGATCGCGCTGGTGCACTTCCTGCGCAGCATGGGCGCCGAGATTCACGGCGAGGGCACGAGCACGATCGGCGTGCAGGGCCAGTCGCGGCTCTTCGGCACGGTGGCGCGCGCGATCCCGGACCGGATCGTGGGCAGCACGATGGCGGTGGCGGCGGCCATTACCGCCGGCGACGTGGAATTGCTGAACGTGCGCCCCGACCACCTGCAGCCGGTGCTCGTCAAGCTTGCTGCCATGGGGGTGGCGCTGCACGAGACGAACCGCTCCGTGCGCGTCATCGGCAGCCCGATGCTCAGCGCCACCGCCATCCAGTGCATTCCGTTTCCGGGATTCCCCACGGACGTCCAGGCGGCGATGGGCACGCTGCTGACCCAGGCCCACGGCGAGAGCTCCATCATCGAGCGCGTCTACGACGGCAACCTGGGCTATGTGGAGCAGCTCCGGCGCATGGGCGCGGACGTGTCGGTGGATGGCCCGACGGCGCGCATCCGCGGTCCGACGCCGCTCACGGCCTGCGAGATGCAGCTGTGGCCCGACATCCGCGCCGGCGCGGCGCTGCTCTTGGCCGGGCTGGTGGCGCAGGGCACGACGGTGCTCGATGACGCGGAGATCATCCAGCGCGGCTATCAAGACCTTCCGGGCGACTTGCGAGAGCTTGGCGCCGATATCACGGTCGAGCGCCGCCCGCGCCCGGCGGCCACGGCGACGGTTGCGTAG
- a CDS encoding Rieske (2Fe-2S) protein: MKFHKVGDEKILPPPGGMVTVMVDWSEVVIANVDGEYHGIQGVCEHAGGPLGAGYLVGCQLTCPLHAWTYDVTDGWLIRPPWGQRAQTYEVRVRDGQVEVAAREES; this comes from the coding sequence ATGAAGTTTCACAAGGTCGGCGACGAGAAGATCCTGCCGCCCCCCGGCGGGATGGTCACCGTGATGGTGGACTGGTCGGAGGTGGTGATCGCCAACGTCGACGGGGAGTACCACGGCATCCAGGGCGTGTGCGAGCACGCCGGTGGGCCGCTGGGCGCGGGCTATTTGGTCGGCTGCCAACTCACCTGCCCCCTCCACGCCTGGACCTACGACGTGACGGACGGCTGGCTGATCAGGCCCCCGTGGGGCCAGCGCGCGCAGACCTACGAGGTGCGCGTGCGCGACGGCCAGGTCGAGGTAGCGGCGCGGGAAGAGAGCTAG
- a CDS encoding F0F1 ATP synthase subunit epsilon, translating into MAGLTLTVVSPEREVLREDDVDMVVAPGIDGELGLMPRHAPLVTQLQAGTLRYRSGGDERFLTILGGFLQVMQDTVTVLADGSERSDEIDVERAERARAEALRELEEARVGGDDATVIRARLALLRALARIRTAQRAGRG; encoded by the coding sequence ATGGCTGGGTTGACCCTCACCGTCGTCTCGCCGGAGCGGGAAGTTCTGCGCGAGGACGACGTCGATATGGTCGTTGCGCCCGGAATCGACGGCGAGCTCGGGCTGATGCCGCGCCACGCCCCGCTGGTGACCCAATTGCAGGCCGGCACGCTGCGCTATCGCAGCGGCGGCGATGAACGCTTTCTCACCATCCTGGGCGGATTCCTCCAGGTCATGCAGGACACGGTGACGGTGCTCGCGGACGGCTCGGAGCGGTCCGACGAGATCGACGTGGAGCGGGCCGAGCGCGCCCGCGCCGAGGCGCTGCGCGAGCTCGAGGAGGCGCGCGTGGGCGGAGACGACGCGACGGTGATCCGGGCGCGGCTGGCCCTGCTTCGGGCGCTGGCGCGCATCCGCACCGCGCAACGGGCAGGGCGCGGCTAA